A DNA window from Corynebacterium ciconiae DSM 44920 contains the following coding sequences:
- a CDS encoding phosphate signaling complex PhoU family protein: protein MRTAFREHLDGFSHDLLVLSDHVRETMRLASKGLIDNELTPAEEALSAATAMEATRQRCEERAIALLLLEGPMARDLRQIISSIYIVEHFDRMGALGMHIARVARRRHPHNAVPATLVGYFEEMSRIALQMSDKIHELLLNPDADVALALSDEDDAMDDLHAHIMHVLTQREWQHSTLEAVDVTLLSRYYERFADHTVDVAARIVYLTSGMQPDEYRLKLENERSEADFARRIADLERRFSRD, encoded by the coding sequence ATGCGCACTGCCTTTCGCGAGCACCTTGACGGTTTTTCCCACGACCTGCTGGTCTTGAGTGATCACGTCCGCGAGACGATGCGGCTAGCCAGCAAGGGTTTGATTGATAATGAGCTCACCCCGGCCGAGGAGGCGCTGTCGGCTGCCACCGCCATGGAGGCCACCCGGCAGCGCTGCGAGGAGCGGGCCATTGCCCTGCTGCTTTTAGAGGGGCCGATGGCTAGGGACCTGCGACAGATCATTTCCTCTATTTATATTGTGGAGCACTTTGATCGCATGGGGGCTCTGGGCATGCACATCGCCCGCGTGGCGCGCCGCCGCCACCCGCATAATGCCGTGCCGGCCACCTTGGTGGGCTATTTCGAGGAGATGTCGCGGATCGCGCTGCAGATGTCGGACAAGATTCATGAGCTGCTGCTCAACCCGGATGCGGATGTGGCCTTGGCGCTGAGCGACGAGGACGATGCCATGGATGATCTCCACGCCCACATCATGCACGTGCTCACCCAGCGCGAATGGCAGCACTCCACCCTCGAGGCCGTGGATGTGACTCTGCTGTCTCGTTACTATGAGCGCTTCGCCGACCACACCGTGGACGTGGCGGCCAGGATTGTGTATCTCACCTCCGGCATGCAGCCGGACGAATACCGGCTGAAGTTGGAGAATGAGCGCAGCGAGGCGGATTTTGCGCGCCGCATCGCGGATCTGGAGCGGCGCTTCTCCCGCGATTAG
- the pstB gene encoding phosphate ABC transporter ATP-binding protein PstB gives MAKRLDLTDVNIYYGDFHAVQDVNLHVPPQSVTAFIGPSGCGKSTVLRTLNRMHEVIPGARVEGRISLDGEDIYGPKVDPVAVRNTIGMVFQKANPFPTMSIADNVVAGLRLAGVKNKKKLAEVCEKSLRGANLWEEVKDRLDKPGGGLSGGQQQRLCIARAIAVEPEVLLMDEPCSALDPISTLAVEDLIHELKEDYTIVIVTHNMQQAARVSDQTAFFSLEATGKPGRLVEVGPTKKIFENPDEKETEDYISGRFG, from the coding sequence ATGGCCAAGCGTCTTGATCTCACCGACGTCAATATCTACTACGGCGACTTCCACGCCGTGCAGGACGTGAACCTGCATGTGCCGCCGCAATCTGTCACCGCCTTCATCGGCCCTTCCGGCTGCGGTAAATCCACCGTGCTGCGCACCCTAAACCGGATGCACGAAGTGATCCCCGGGGCGCGGGTAGAGGGGCGCATCAGCCTTGACGGGGAGGATATCTACGGCCCGAAGGTGGACCCGGTGGCGGTACGCAACACCATTGGCATGGTGTTTCAAAAAGCCAATCCCTTTCCCACCATGTCCATCGCCGACAACGTCGTGGCCGGGCTGCGCTTGGCGGGGGTGAAGAACAAGAAGAAGCTCGCTGAGGTGTGCGAGAAATCGCTCCGCGGCGCCAATTTGTGGGAAGAAGTCAAAGACCGCCTCGATAAACCAGGCGGCGGGCTCTCCGGCGGCCAGCAGCAGCGGCTATGCATTGCCCGCGCCATCGCCGTCGAACCGGAAGTGCTGCTCATGGACGAGCCCTGCTCGGCCCTCGACCCCATTTCCACCCTCGCCGTGGAGGACCTGATCCACGAGCTCAAAGAGGACTACACCATCGTGATCGTGACCCACAACATGCAGCAGGCCGCCCGCGTCTCCGACCAAACGGCATTCTTCTCCCTCGAAGCCACCGGCAAGCCGGGGCGGCTGGTGGAAGTCGGGCCGACTAAGAAGATCTTCGAAAATCCCGACGAGAAAGAAACCGAAGACTACATCTCCGGGCGCTTCGGCTAG
- the pstA gene encoding phosphate ABC transporter permease PstA → MTHIHTSSSFQHISSSRRAKNSVATVVIYGAMLVAMVPLVWVLWEVFSRGIGAVARPEWWTTSQMGILYNVEGGGALHAIVGTLVQVGIASALSIPIGIFTAIYLVEYNNGGRLAKVTTFMVDILTGVPSIVAALFIYSVWVVLFGFERSGMAVALSLVLLMIPVVVRNTEEMLRVVPDDLREASYALGVPKWKTIAKIVLPTALSGIVTGIMLAIARVMGESAPVLILVGSFQGINWDPASGPQSSLPLMMLDMYKAGSSDAVLAKMWGAALTLVLLIALLNIAARIVSAKFSVKH, encoded by the coding sequence ATGACCCACATACACACATCCAGCTCCTTTCAGCACATCTCCTCCAGCCGGCGCGCGAAAAACAGCGTGGCCACGGTGGTGATCTACGGCGCGATGCTGGTGGCGATGGTGCCGCTGGTGTGGGTGCTGTGGGAGGTGTTTTCCCGCGGGATCGGTGCGGTGGCGCGGCCGGAATGGTGGACCACCTCGCAAATGGGCATTCTCTACAACGTCGAGGGTGGCGGCGCGCTGCACGCCATCGTGGGCACCCTGGTGCAGGTGGGAATCGCCTCGGCGCTATCCATTCCCATCGGCATCTTCACCGCCATCTACCTGGTGGAATACAACAACGGCGGCCGCTTGGCCAAGGTCACCACCTTCATGGTGGATATCCTCACCGGGGTGCCCTCGATCGTGGCCGCGCTATTTATCTACTCGGTGTGGGTGGTGCTCTTCGGCTTCGAGCGCTCCGGCATGGCGGTGGCGCTGTCGCTGGTGCTACTCATGATTCCGGTGGTGGTGCGCAACACCGAGGAGATGCTGCGGGTGGTGCCGGATGATCTCCGTGAGGCCTCCTATGCCCTCGGCGTGCCCAAGTGGAAGACCATCGCCAAGATCGTGCTGCCCACCGCCCTGTCCGGAATCGTCACCGGCATCATGCTGGCCATTGCGCGCGTGATGGGGGAGTCAGCCCCCGTGCTCATCTTGGTCGGCTCCTTCCAGGGCATCAACTGGGATCCGGCGAGCGGCCCGCAATCCTCGCTGCCGCTGATGATGCTCGACATGTACAAAGCCGGCTCCTCCGATGCGGTGCTGGCCAAGATGTGGGGCGCGGCGCTCACGCTGGTGCTCCTCATCGCCCTGCTCAACATCGCGGCCCGGATCGTGTCCGCGAAATTCTCTGTGAAACACTAG
- the pstC gene encoding phosphate ABC transporter permease subunit PstC, which translates to MSSTTMVSTPQRDVRATPPAAPAPSSRGSFRPGDRIFRSLSTASAALITVLIAAIGAFLLWRALPALFNNAEGIRGFFTYSGDWNTADTSAMYFGIPNLFAVTVTVSLVALLLAMPVALGIAIFLSNYAPARWVKPLGFVVDLLAAVPSIVYGLWGVKVLGPLLGGFFEWINSWAGGLFLFAHYDNSPSFATSRTILTGGIVLAIMILPIIAATAREVFVQTPKGQIEAALALGATRWEVVRMTVLPFGMSGYVSGAMLGLGRALGETMALYLVISPSSAFRASLFDGGTTFATAIANAAPEFNNDLKAGAYIAAGLVLFFLTFVVNAAARGVVKRKK; encoded by the coding sequence ATGTCCAGCACCACCATGGTGAGCACGCCGCAGCGTGACGTGCGTGCCACGCCACCCGCAGCCCCCGCCCCCAGCAGCCGCGGCTCTTTCCGGCCCGGTGACCGCATCTTCCGCTCGCTGTCGACAGCCTCGGCGGCGCTGATCACCGTGCTCATTGCCGCCATCGGCGCGTTTTTGCTGTGGCGGGCACTGCCGGCGCTGTTCAATAACGCGGAGGGGATCCGCGGATTCTTCACCTACTCGGGAGATTGGAACACCGCCGATACCTCTGCGATGTACTTCGGCATTCCTAATCTCTTTGCGGTGACTGTCACCGTCTCATTGGTGGCGCTGCTGCTGGCGATGCCGGTAGCGCTGGGCATCGCGATCTTTCTCTCCAACTACGCGCCCGCGCGCTGGGTGAAGCCACTGGGCTTCGTGGTGGATCTGCTGGCCGCCGTGCCCTCCATCGTCTACGGGCTGTGGGGAGTGAAGGTGCTGGGCCCACTGCTCGGCGGCTTCTTCGAGTGGATCAACAGCTGGGCCGGTGGGCTGTTTCTTTTTGCCCACTATGACAACTCGCCGTCCTTCGCCACCTCCCGCACGATCCTCACCGGTGGCATCGTCCTCGCGATCATGATCCTGCCCATCATCGCCGCCACGGCCCGGGAAGTCTTCGTGCAGACCCCCAAAGGCCAGATCGAGGCCGCCCTAGCGCTCGGCGCCACGAGGTGGGAAGTGGTGCGGATGACGGTGCTGCCCTTCGGTATGTCCGGCTATGTTTCGGGGGCGATGCTCGGATTGGGCCGCGCTCTCGGCGAAACCATGGCGCTCTACCTCGTGATCTCGCCCTCCTCGGCATTTCGGGCCTCGCTCTTCGATGGCGGCACCACCTTCGCCACCGCGATCGCCAATGCGGCCCCCGAGTTCAACAATGACCTCAAGGCGGGCGCCTATATCGCCGCCGGCCTCGTGCTGTTCTTCCTCACCTTCGTGGTGAATGCGGCAGCTCGTGGCGTCGTCAAGCGAAAGAAGTAG
- the pstS gene encoding phosphate ABC transporter substrate-binding protein PstS, giving the protein MTYNFKRSATLLGLVATSSVVLAACSETGDNAAGGTEPVENLSDSSGQLVAEGASSQQKAMDLFGIKYNESTGNNLSYTATGSGSGQKQFIAGQVAFGGSDSPLDEDQVAAAAERCEGNDAWHLPMVIGPVAVAYNLEGVDGLNLSVETVAKIFKGEITQWNDEAIAAENEGVELPDSKIEVVYRSEESGTSDNFQKFLKAAVPDQWDTTGKSFPSSTGAGANGSTGVVGQVSATPGAITYVESGFATEAGLGIANIDFGHGPVELNNETVGKALDNLDYAGEGHDMVVDAEKLFSMDIEGAYPMVLTTYEIVCSAGYDENTAGLVKDFLKVALANQGEELEEQGYIPVSGEFKQKLEDAVDALH; this is encoded by the coding sequence GTGACGTACAACTTCAAGCGCTCAGCCACCCTCCTCGGCCTTGTCGCCACCAGCTCTGTGGTGCTCGCCGCCTGCTCCGAAACCGGAGACAACGCTGCGGGAGGGACCGAGCCTGTGGAGAACCTCTCTGATTCCTCTGGTCAGCTGGTAGCGGAGGGCGCTTCCTCCCAGCAGAAGGCCATGGACCTCTTTGGTATTAAATACAACGAGTCCACAGGCAATAACCTCTCCTACACCGCCACCGGCTCCGGCTCCGGCCAGAAGCAATTCATTGCCGGCCAGGTGGCCTTCGGTGGCTCCGACTCCCCGCTGGACGAGGACCAAGTTGCCGCCGCCGCTGAGCGCTGCGAGGGCAATGACGCCTGGCATCTGCCGATGGTGATCGGGCCTGTGGCCGTGGCCTACAACCTCGAGGGCGTAGATGGGCTGAACCTCTCTGTGGAGACCGTGGCCAAGATCTTCAAGGGCGAGATCACCCAGTGGAATGATGAGGCCATCGCCGCCGAGAACGAGGGCGTGGAGCTGCCCGATTCGAAGATCGAGGTGGTCTACCGCTCCGAGGAATCCGGTACCTCCGATAACTTCCAAAAGTTCCTCAAGGCCGCCGTCCCGGATCAGTGGGACACCACCGGCAAGTCCTTCCCCTCCTCCACCGGCGCGGGGGCCAATGGCTCCACTGGCGTAGTGGGGCAGGTCTCCGCCACCCCGGGTGCGATCACCTATGTGGAGTCCGGTTTTGCCACCGAGGCCGGCCTGGGTATCGCGAACATCGACTTCGGCCACGGCCCCGTTGAGCTGAACAACGAGACCGTGGGCAAGGCCCTGGACAACCTGGACTATGCCGGCGAGGGCCACGACATGGTGGTAGACGCAGAAAAGCTTTTCTCCATGGACATTGAGGGCGCCTACCCAATGGTGCTCACCACCTACGAGATCGTCTGCTCCGCCGGCTATGACGAGAACACCGCCGGACTAGTGAAGGACTTCCTCAAGGTGGCCCTCGCTAACCAAGGCGAGGAACTCGAGGAGCAGGGCTATATCCCCGTCTCCGGTGAGTTCAAACAGAAGCTGGAAGACGCCGTCGACGCCCTCCACTAA
- the mshD gene encoding mycothiol synthase produces MRYEKLHLPTHDALRSSTESLLAAVHDEDGVEALSEHFVRGIHDATLHHTHWLALDGESAAGVLAVAEDSAELAVHPACRRRHVATHLLDHADVPAVWAHGDLPAAQALARRRHASVSRELLVMGIDGEELTAYVRRSSTTPPVEELELVDYSTACQRWGEQTVQRGWLEANNSAFSWHPEQGGWDLARLQAGMDTEWFDPAGVLLYMHRDTGEVAGFHWTKSHNAEQGEIYVVGVADHWRGKGLGAPLIAAGVAHLVAADHSSVILYVEADNAPAVKAYEQAGFRTIERHVVYS; encoded by the coding sequence ATGCGTTATGAGAAGTTGCACCTGCCCACCCACGACGCGTTGCGTTCGAGCACCGAGAGCCTGCTCGCAGCCGTGCACGACGAGGACGGCGTGGAGGCGCTGTCCGAGCACTTCGTGCGGGGCATACACGACGCCACCCTTCACCACACCCACTGGCTGGCCCTTGATGGGGAGTCGGCGGCGGGCGTGCTGGCGGTAGCCGAGGACTCGGCAGAGCTCGCAGTGCACCCCGCTTGTCGACGCCGCCACGTTGCCACCCACCTGCTCGATCATGCAGACGTGCCCGCCGTGTGGGCCCACGGCGATCTGCCGGCTGCTCAGGCATTGGCGCGGCGTCGTCACGCGAGCGTGAGCCGTGAGTTGCTGGTGATGGGCATCGACGGCGAGGAGCTCACCGCCTATGTGCGCCGTAGCTCTACCACCCCGCCGGTGGAGGAACTGGAGCTGGTGGATTACAGCACTGCCTGTCAACGCTGGGGCGAGCAGACAGTGCAGCGCGGTTGGCTAGAGGCCAATAACTCCGCTTTTTCTTGGCATCCCGAGCAAGGGGGATGGGATCTCGCGCGGCTGCAGGCGGGCATGGATACCGAATGGTTCGATCCCGCAGGAGTGCTGTTGTATATGCACCGCGACACCGGCGAGGTGGCGGGGTTCCACTGGACCAAGTCGCATAACGCCGAGCAGGGCGAGATCTATGTCGTGGGCGTGGCCGATCATTGGCGCGGCAAGGGCCTGGGCGCGCCGCTGATCGCCGCCGGCGTGGCCCATTTGGTGGCTGCAGACCACAGCAGCGTGATTCTCTACGTAGAAGCCGATAATGCCCCGGCCGTCAAGGCCTATGAGCAGGCAGGATTCCGCACCATCGAAAGGCACGTGGTGTACTCCTAA
- a CDS encoding LmeA family phospholipid-binding protein: MIVKGKRRLLRVTAVVAALGVAGWLADAAVAINVERTISRSVEDATHLPVPPRVYVGGAPYSAALVTGNVPKISTHVMDVDVPGFGVVNATTDVFNLTMDREQVLSGDLEGVVARVISRSVSLDGVALGEHLNMTDLQISHPYDISPSGGTAAEVLLTGTPEGLDAPVTVLARLRINGTTITMTPTELREGDAPPEVMQRFFFQIDSRELPLPSQASQVFVRGGSVVFESEQRNVRLDIRDLSPLGPQVQEITSEGERSSEAEIGKLGS; the protein is encoded by the coding sequence GTGATCGTGAAAGGCAAGCGGAGACTACTGCGCGTCACCGCCGTGGTGGCAGCGCTCGGGGTGGCCGGCTGGTTGGCTGATGCCGCCGTGGCTATCAACGTGGAGCGCACGATCTCCCGCTCGGTGGAAGATGCCACCCACCTGCCCGTGCCGCCGCGCGTATATGTGGGCGGCGCGCCCTATAGCGCGGCGCTGGTCACCGGCAATGTGCCTAAGATCTCCACTCACGTCATGGATGTGGATGTGCCTGGCTTCGGCGTGGTCAACGCCACCACGGACGTATTCAACCTCACCATGGACCGCGAGCAGGTGCTCTCCGGCGACCTCGAGGGCGTGGTGGCGCGCGTGATCTCCCGCTCGGTGAGCCTCGACGGCGTGGCCCTGGGCGAGCATTTGAACATGACGGATCTGCAGATCAGCCACCCCTATGACATCTCCCCTTCCGGTGGCACCGCGGCGGAGGTGTTGCTCACCGGCACCCCTGAGGGCCTCGATGCCCCAGTGACGGTGCTGGCGCGGCTGCGCATCAATGGCACCACCATCACCATGACCCCCACCGAGCTGCGGGAGGGCGATGCCCCGCCGGAGGTCATGCAGCGATTCTTCTTCCAGATCGATTCCCGCGAGCTGCCCCTGCCCTCCCAGGCCTCGCAGGTGTTCGTGCGCGGCGGCTCGGTGGTGTTTGAGTCGGAACAGCGCAATGTGCGCTTGGACATCCGCGATCTTTCGCCGCTGGGGCCGCAGGTGCAGGAGATCACCTCCGAGGGAGAGCGCAGCAGCGAGGCGGAGATAGGCAAGCTCGGTTCTTAA
- a CDS encoding FABP family protein has product MTNSSTNHPENLTPRLDGNEAVNRAAEVAKTTGGRNIPRLGELPIPADTANLREGPSLHDGLLALLPLIGVWRGEGQADTPEDGEFTFGNQLIFSHDGGNYIMVESTCWKKDSPESLESRESGFLRINDKDEIEFILCHSGGAVEIMYGEPLNERAWELSSASTMATATGLTTLGPGKRLYGLLPNGDLGWVDERLVDKELKPRRSAQLQRYAG; this is encoded by the coding sequence GTGACTAATTCATCGACGAACCATCCCGAAAACCTCACCCCGCGCCTGGACGGCAACGAGGCCGTAAACCGCGCCGCCGAGGTGGCCAAGACCACCGGCGGGCGCAATATTCCGCGTCTCGGCGAGCTGCCGATTCCGGCCGATACCGCCAATCTGCGTGAGGGCCCCAGCCTGCACGATGGGCTCTTGGCGCTGCTTCCCTTGATCGGTGTGTGGCGCGGCGAAGGCCAGGCCGATACCCCCGAGGACGGCGAGTTCACCTTCGGCAACCAGCTGATCTTCTCCCACGATGGCGGCAACTACATCATGGTGGAGTCCACCTGCTGGAAGAAGGACTCCCCCGAATCGCTGGAGTCTCGCGAGAGCGGTTTTCTGCGCATCAACGATAAAGACGAGATCGAGTTCATTCTGTGCCACTCCGGCGGCGCGGTGGAGATCATGTACGGCGAGCCGCTCAACGAGCGCGCCTGGGAGCTCAGCTCCGCCTCCACCATGGCCACCGCCACGGGCCTGACCACCTTGGGCCCCGGCAAGCGGCTCTATGGGCTGCTGCCGAATGGGGATCTTGGCTGGGTGGATGAGCGCCTAGTGGATAAGGAGCTCAAGCCCCGCCGCTCCGCGCAGCTGCAGCGCTACGCGGGCTAA